In the Burkholderia multivorans ATCC BAA-247 genome, CGTCGCCGATCATGCGGGCTACATCACCGCCGAGCAGGCCGACACCGGGCAGAACGTGTCGGCCGGCCAGCCCGTCTATCAGCTCGCATGGGCCGGCGACGTCGACGTGGTCGTCGACGTACCGGAAACGGCGCTCGCGGCGCTGTCGCCCGGCCATCCGGCGACCGTCACGCTGCCGTCGCTGCCCGGCCGCACGTTCGCGGCGAAGGTGCGCGAGATCGCGCCGGCCGCCGATCCGCAAAGCCGGACGTATCGGATGCGGCTCACGCTCGCCGTGCCGGACGCGGCTGCGGTCCGTCTCGGGATGACCGCGAACGTCGCGTTCGACGGCGCGCCGCGCGCCGCCGACGCGCAACCGGTCACGCTGCCGGCGACCGCGCTGTTCCACGACGGTCCGCATCCGGCCGTCTGGATCGTGCGCGCGAAGGACGACACGCTCGAGCTGCGCCGCGTCGAGGTCGCGCGCTTCAACGAGCGCACGGTCACCGTGTCGCACGGCGTGCAGCCGGGCGAGCGCGTCGTGCTGCAGGGCGTGCATACGGTCAGCGCGGGCGAGAAGGTCCGTGCGATCGCGCCGCTCCATCCCGAGGATTTCGCGTCATGAGCGCGGCCCGCGAAGAAGGACGCTTCAACCTGTCCGCGTGGGCGCTGCGCCACCAGGCGCTCGTCGTCTATCTGATCGTGCTCGCGACGGTCGCGGGCATCCTCGCGTACACGCGGCTCGCGCAATCCGAAGATCCGCCGTTCACGTTCCGCGTGATGGTGATCCGCACGTTCTGGCCGGGCGCGACCGCGCGCCAGGTGCAGGAACAGGTAACCGACCGGATCGGCCGCAAGCTGCAGGAAACGCCGGCGATCGACTTCCTGCGCAGCTATTCGCGACCCGGCGAATCGCTGATCTTCTTCACGATGAAGGATTCCGCGCCGGTCAAGGACGTGCCCGAAACCTGGTACCAGATCCGCAAGAAGGTCGGCGACATCGGCTATACGCTGCCGCCCGGCGTGCAGGGGCCGTTCTTCAACGACGAGTTCGGCGACGTCTACACGAATATCTGGACGCTCGAAGGCGACGGCTTCTCGCCCGCGCAGCTGCACGACTATGCGGACCAGCTGCGCACCGTGCTGCTGCGCGTGCCGGGCGTCGCGAAGGTCGACTACTTCGGCGATCCGGCCCAGCGCATCTTCATCGAGGTCGACAACGCGAAGCTCACGCGGCTCGGCATCTCGCCGCAGCAGCTCGGGCAGGCGATCAATGCGCAGAACGACGTGTCGTCCGCCGGCGTGCTGACGACGACCGACGATCGCGTGTTCGTGCGGCCGAGCGGCCAGTTCGACAACGTCGCCGCGATCGCCGACACGCCGATCAGGATCAACGGCCGCACCTTCCGGCTCGGCGATCTCGCGACGGTGCGGCGCGGCTACGACGACCCGGCCGTCACGCAGATGCGCACCGCCGCGTCCGGCACGGGCGCCGGCAAGCCGGTGCTCGGCATCGGCGTGACGATGCAGCCCGGCGGCGACGTGATCCGGCTCGGCAAGGCGCTCGACGCGCAGTCGAAAGCGCTGCAGGCGCAGCTGCCGGCCGGGCTCAAGCTCACCGAGGTGTCGAGCATGCCGCACGCGGTATCGCATTCGGTCGACGACTTCCTCGAAGCCGTCGCCGAAGCCGTCGCGATCGTGCTGATCGTGAGCCTCGTGTCGCTCGGGCTGCGCACCGGGATGGTCGTCGTGATCTCGATTCCGGTCGTGCTCGCGGTCACCGCGCTCTTCATGTACCTGTTCGACATCGGGCTGCACAAGGTGTCGCTCGGCACACTCGTGCTCGCGCTCGGGCTGCTGGTCGACGACGCGATCATCGCGGTCGAGATGATGGCCGTGAAGCTCGAACAGGGCTACAACCGCGCACGCGCCGCCGCGTT is a window encoding:
- a CDS encoding efflux RND transporter periplasmic adaptor subunit, which translates into the protein MNRSGSRAALLIGAALVLAACHPKESAPPAPRPVVALPARADAAASAFTLPGEIQPRYATPLSFRIAGKIVERKVRLGDTVKAGQVVALLDPSDVEKNAASAQAQLDAASHRLAFAKQQLDRDRAQARENLIATAQLEQTEDSYTAALAQRDQAQQQLALAKNQLRYATLVADHAGYITAEQADTGQNVSAGQPVYQLAWAGDVDVVVDVPETALAALSPGHPATVTLPSLPGRTFAAKVREIAPAADPQSRTYRMRLTLAVPDAAAVRLGMTANVAFDGAPRAADAQPVTLPATALFHDGPHPAVWIVRAKDDTLELRRVEVARFNERTVTVSHGVQPGERVVLQGVHTVSAGEKVRAIAPLHPEDFAS